The Gossypium arboreum isolate Shixiya-1 chromosome 4, ASM2569848v2, whole genome shotgun sequence DNA segment ACAACCATactgggtaaagggtgttacaaaagttAAGTAATttattgaaaaagaaaatgagatagAAAAGATTTGCTTTAAGCAGTTTGTATAGAGTGGACGGCTATCCGAATACATATTAACTAGTAATTTCAGGATGGTCCTAAGTCTAGAACCCCTTGGAGTATTTAGAGTTTAACAACCTAAACTAAGGGATTATGTTATTTGCAAGGAAAGAAAACTACGGTTAAGCCACTAAATGAGAAGATGCTAAAACTACAATTAAGCCAATAACTAAGGATAACATGAGATATGTGTTGCCCTAGTAGAGTGAATCATCCCATTATTTAGACTACAATCTCCTCTACGGGATCAAAGATTAAGTCAAACTCCATGTAAGACATACAAACCTGCTTTTTCCTAGATGCATGTGATCTTCTAAAATAGGAAAGTATAGATGGCAACGTATCACATCCCTTCAACTATTAAAATGCAAAAGAAcatcaaaagaaaaataacatACAAATGCATGATCTTCTTTTATCTTGTCATCAAAAAATGCTAACTAACCTGTACAAAACGACAGCCGCTTTATCAGAACTACATCTATATTTGAACTCGGTGATATTCATTGGTCCTACCTGTCAATCCCAATAGTTAATGGGTTATCAGATACTGTTATTTAGTAACACAAATGAAGAAAGTGGAAATTTTATAGATAAGTTAAAAGATATTAACTTGCAAGGAAATACCAGTTCACAAAATTGTTTAAAGCTTCCAGGCTTCTCTGCCAAAATGGTTGCAAGAACTGCCTCTTGTTTTCTACCCACATTAGCCAGTTCGGTAACCACTCTAAGCTTATCAAAATTCATGTTTGCGCCACTAGTTATAGCCACAATGTTCTTTCCTTTCAAACCATAATATTTGCAATATGCTTCAGCTCCTGCAAGAGCTAAGGCACCTGCTGGTTCTAGAATGCTCCTCTTCTCTTCAAACATGTCCTGCAACACAAGCATTATAGCAGTCAATCCTAACCATTCAAACAATCTGTGTGATAATTAATTGAGTACATCAGTCATCCAACGAAAACCAATCATTTTAGTCATAAcgaacaaagaaaagagaaacaagGAGAGAAAAGCATCATAAGAAGGGCTTCTAACATCTAGAAGATTGCGAATAAATAATTTAGAGAAAAAATTGTATCCCAAAAAGGAAAATAGCTCACCAGAAAACTGCATCTAAAATTGAATAATTTCACGTTAAACATGCAAATTACGAGGAAACTAACCAGAACCAAGTTACCTTTATATGAAGAACCAAAGGCAAATCCTAATTCCTAAAATACAACATCTAGAATCTGAATAAAACCAACGGTACACCACATTTAAACTTAAAGCCTGACACTTCATTTCAAATTAAGATTTTATGAAATGATATGTCAACAATTCAGTGGGTGGGGCCAAGCATAGAAAAAGGTCAATGGAAAACATTGAATCTAATTGATAATTTTCATAACATCTCTGTAGCTTAACCTtggattaataaattattttccaTCCTTATCCATTTTCAAGTATAAGCaaaataaattttgagaaacTGAAGATGTAAAAATTGATTATCGTTTTGTATTTTAACAATTGggatgaaaaaatatatatttatcagCCAAAGCAAATCAATGCAAATTTAGGAACATGAAAATCATACCTTTATAGAGGCGCAAATAGCATCACGGCTTACAAGAACAACACCATCGACCAATTCTCTACATAGACAGAAGGTTTCTACACCAACTTCCTTAACAGCTACTCCATCAGCAAATCCTCCAACCTTGTCCAACATCACTCTTTCACCATGATGCAATGACAATGCCATTGCATTTGCATCAGAAGGCTCCACTCCAATAACCTTCACCTGAATATTAAGACACCAGCAAGTAATGTGGATGAATTATGTCATGCAACAACGTACAAGCTCAGTCAtataatttcaaacaaaaataaatagagagagagagagagaaaacaaaACCGCAAATTGCCTAAAACATTTCGTTTCTAAATCATTTCATGAAAAACACACTAATTGAAGCAATCTACAAGATAACAAATTTTCACTTCTAAAAGGGGGGGGGGAATAACCCTAAAAGTGAATTTCCAACAGTATAACATAAGTTTCAATCAAGGATGTAACAGGTGTGCTGGATGCAGGCCTCTTGTAAGAtcataaatgaaaagaaaaaaacacGTTAGAGCTGAAAATAGATAAGAAAACCTTCGAGTTTCATCTAGTGTATTAAGAGATTCTCAATGTACCATGATCATGAGTTCAACATATCAAGAATTTAAGTCCACTCTAGTTTTTTCTACAAATGCATATAATCATATTGGTAGTCCTATAGTTATCTGAGTTTGAACAAGACAAAGTTCtgaatataattaattaatcaaaggCGCTATGTATCAAATTAAAATTAGGCAATGCAAAAAGTATAAAGTAGCGTTAGAAAAGCTTGCTCACCTATTAATTTCTAAAGACTGGAAAATGAGGCATGCTTCTAAGTCTTAAACTATTCTAATTCATCTATGTCTGTAAGGTGAAATTGTCATCAATACGTAACAGTCAATTGAAAACTTTCCTAAGTCAGCTTCCATGAAGATCTTAAGCATCTGACCAGGGACGCCTATTATGATATGTCAACATAATTGCCAAGGTCAGATCAAGTTATCTAGCAATTAGCAACAAAATAAATTCCCACCTTTAACAAAAACCAAATGAAATTTCAAGTCTTGAAATATATATGATGATTCAAGGCTCGAGAGTAATAAAAAAGGAAGGAAACTGAATATATGAAGTGGCAAGCGCTTGTCATCTACAAAGAATGAAAGAACTCCAAGCTCCCACGCAACATTATGCAATAGTAATGTTTACAATAAGAAACCAAATACCTCTGGGGAAACCCTCTTTACATAAGCAGCAATGCCAGCTATGAGCCCACCACCACCAACAGGAACAAAGATTGCATGCAATGGGCCTTGCATTTGGCGCACAATCTCCATTCCAACAGTACCTTGTCCCATGATAACGTCTGGATGATCAAAAGGGGGTATAAAGGTACGACTTCCCTCTTTAGCCCGCTTTTTAGCATATGCTTGTGCCTCATCATAAGAATCTCCAACGAGAACAACAGTTGCACCCAACCTCTCAACAGATTGCCACTGCAAAAAAAGAAACCCACCATTCAAATTAAAAAATCCTACAGACGGCACATTTGATACGAGAAATTTCACAAAGAAATACCTTAATTTCAGGAGTTGTGACAGGCATAGCGATAACAGCATTGCAACCAAGCTTCTTGGCAGCCAATGCAACCCCTTGGGCATGATTGCCTGCTGATGAGCAAATAACCCCTTTTTCTAACTGCTCCTTCGTAAGCTTAGCCATCATATTATAAGCTCCACGAAGCTTAAAAGAGAATACCTGAAAATACCGAACATCAAACAAGTAAGCACTTTATCATAATATGGAAAATAAGGAACTGCAAAAAAACAAGTCAGGTACTCAGGTCTCTATTTCAAATACGATGAACTAGAAAGTAAAGTGTTTCCATTTTGGCAAGTTATTAACATACTCCACTCCACGATAGAACTAAAATTCAACTAACAAAATGTGAATGCTTACTCATAACACTAAGTATCTGAGGgcacataaattaaaaaacagaAAGCGCTAATCCAAGATGAAATAAAGACTCCGCTAAGGTTTAAATAAGTAAAAGCAAAATCATAGAATATAAGATGTCCCAATCTCCCGACACCACCACCATTAATCATAGAAACAAATATCATTATAAATGAAAAACCAAAAGCCATAAAGACAAGGAAgtctatcacatttcaataaaTGTAATGCAGAACAAAAAACTACAACTTCAAAAAGAGtgcaaaatttaaaagaaaaaggaacGTTGGAATCATTAAATAATGCACAAAAAGGTTCCATTTTTTAAAAACGGAAAGTTTTCTTACCGGCTGCAAATCTTCTCTCTTGAGCCAAACTTGATTACCCAATCGTTCAGACAACTTAGTCGCCAATTGTAACGGCGACTCTATCGCCACATCATAAACTTTGGACGACAATATATTCGTTAAGCATTCCATCGCATTCTTCACGTCGCCGTTTCCTTCGTCCACTGAACGTTCTGGAATCGCACCTAAGTACCCTGAGGGATATTGCAGGGAATTGGCAGACACCCTCGGCCGCTCGGAAGGCGCCACCACGAAACCTTGCGACGGAGACGAAGCGACAGTGTCTTCGCTAGAAGTAAGGGTCGGGGAAGAGACCTCAGCCGTCGGTTTTGACACAGAGACTCTGATCCGATGGGCGATACATTTCTTTGTAAAGTGTGGCCCAATGAATGATGTACGTAGCACGGTCTCTGTGCGGTGGAGTAGCGTCGGTTGAGGTGGCGCGAGGCGGAGACCCTCCATCAgttcctttttcttcttcctttttcttttatgtAATAAAACCGTGATGTGTTTGTGAGGCGTTGAGGCGGCTTTGCCCTTTGGAGGGATTTTGTACCTTTTATAGGCCGAAAGAAGAAAATTGGAGTGGGGTACTCTCTTCCGTTTTGGCGCAATTTTAGAGTTGAAGAAACGGAGCCTGTAAATTAACGCCACGTAGTTTCGGTGACGAAAGGCTGTCACTTTATGGGACGAGATTTCGCTTCACTGCGGGTGACCTCTAAATGAAACATCAAACCAGAGACGGGCTACGTGGAAACAAATATGGAGTTAGCTTCATCTTATTTTAGGTAAgctttaaacttttttttattagGTCAGCTTTGAAGTAATTTGCTGTtggaatttgtttttattttaacaaaaaaattaaaattaaccaacacaattctattaattttattttagatcaTGTGATCCGTttgaatatatataataagtTTGCATATTTGTGTGATGCATAGAGGTATGCATGGGTCAAGTTATCCGGCCAAGCCCGAAGGTCCGCTCGAAAAATAGGAGGATTCggataaaaatataggcccgaaatatAGTTTGAGCAAAAaaatgaggcccgtttagaaatAGGACCGGGCTTTGGGTAAAACTTTTTTGCCCTACCGACCGCccgaattatatactaaatatatatatattattttaatattatttacattttattttcaattttaatataaccactttttattatattttcaatttatgtattgtttttaaaattattttagtctcactttttatttgtttattattttaatatttgttttatatttttaaatgtatttgatttattatattttaatttttttatataatgaaataaggtaaaaaattaatatgggtcgggCGGACCGGGCAAGCTCGAgacttaacaattttattttaagtcGGGCTTGCACAAATTTTAGGCTCATATTTGAGTCGAAGCCAAGCTCGGGcctaaaaatgggcctaaaattttgtctgaGTCTACCCATGCACACCTTTAGTGACGCATAAATTAATCagatttattaatataattattttaaaagaaataaaattttaattttaaaaaattaataatacagATGATtagtatataaaatatatgttttattacgaagattgaaaatattatattaaaataattataacaaataaaGATGTcattgttaaaataaataaaaaaatttggaatgttttattataaaattttatactaataaataaattaatttatgaaaaagtAATTGATAGTAATAAAaagatttttattataaaaataataaaaataagattaatTTAAAAAAGACTTATAAATGGTAATATATGAATAATAATTAAGTTATATTTAAAGTAAATTatctaatataatttaaaaaaaacaatgaGCAAAAGCGTAATTTATCCAAAGTGaaactaaattataatttaagctatttaatttaaaaataaattataaaaatattaaatatataaatattcttacaataaagtttattcttttaattttttattttatttttccatctGAATTGGTATTTAATAATTCATGACACGAACTTAGTTAAATAATCTAAGTTAGTAAAAAtggtataaataattaaaaattcaatttattcatatttttaagtTGGTGCCTACCATTTTATGAACCATTTTAAGTTGGTGATCATATTTTgaacaataaataaattaataaagttAATCTTGTTGGAAAAATCCGGTTTGAGAACGGTTTTTTTGCAcaatagaaatttaaaattttgaaaatcgatttggtttgtgatatttatagcaataccTTAGACCGAAATCGTACATATGTTTCTATATAAGCGAATCCTTGATGTTTTTtggctttcaaccaaacgatTTTCTCCGCTATTCTCATTGATCTGTTGTAATTTAATATGGCAAATTAGGCTTTCCTCATATACTTTTTTCAAGTACAATAGTGTCATTTACGTAGTTTTTGTTAGTTTTTaggttttttatttaataagtgaaATTATCTCTTTTTTACTTATTTTGAGACTCAATTGTGTCATTTGGTGCCCTAAACTTCATTTGAGTGTTGTAGGTTTAGGGTCGAAGGTCCAAAATCACGTGAAAACTTCACCAAGCAAGGGTATCACGATGTCAGGGCTTTGGAATAGCGATACCTTCACCAATCCTGGGACCAAGACATTTGCAACACCCCTTACCTAGTCCAGTCATCGAACCTGAGTAATGAGGTGCTACGAACAAATAAAAAACACTTACaagaaaattataatttaaaatattaattaattatcgaGCATCAACCATTTATCGAGCTTACAAAAGGTTAAAACTAGTAGGCaattaatagggattaaattgaaacaaatttAAAAAGGAAGGAAAAATCTGTATATAggggccacacagccgtgtcgccATGCACGAAAACTTAGCCCATGTGTGAAAAACCATATGGCCGTGTCACTAAAATCGTGTACAAGAGTCAAACCCGTGTAAGATAGGCCACATGGTCATGTGCATGGGTCACACAGCCTTGTGGATGGGTCACACGGCCTTGTGGataggtcacacggccgtgtgtgcaAACCGTGTAACTTTTTGTGGTTGTGTGCAACAAAAAACAACCAAAACTCAcaagccacacggtcgtgtactAGGTCGTGTGTACATGGAAATGCCTTACATAGCAAGCTTAAAATCCCTACTTCACTTATGATATAAGCAACCAATTATATCATacttcaaccaattcaaaaaaaaaaaaacaccaccAAATTCATGCTAAAAACATCATTTAAATCGATTAACCTAGTGCCTAATAAATATGCCCTATATGGCACCttcatcaacaattcaaaactaGCCTAACATCTAAGCACACAACCATTCAACCAATTTACATTTGATTTATATAAGCTTTATAACCTAAATACTAGTACTGCCACATCTTTTCAAGCAAAGCATAAGTATAAGCTTGAAACTTACCAATTCCTTGCCAAGGCATAATCTAATCATACTATCTATCAAACCAAACCCAAGCATCAACCAAGACACAATGACTAGCATGTTACTTTCTCATCTATGAAAACATTATGCATAAaacctgtaacagcccgattttgggcctagtcggaacagtggtttcgaaaccactcaCCCGAGGTAGgagaaaatatttttgatattattttatgtgttataacatgattatatgagtgcatgaaaattttgatgaatttattttagcaattgcatgcttaattgcgaaaaaggactaaattgcataaagtacaaaagtcccattttgatagctaagggtgttaattttccatgaatcataATGTGGAGGTATTTAAAGGACAATTAGTCCAATTTTAGAAgaatggccggccataggggccaagttggtcaaaaagtcaaaagtctaggtggtttggtgacttaattgaatagaataaaacaaaatgacttcatcttttcattctcttctccTACCACCGAAATTTTTATCCATTAGAGGGgtttttaagatttaaaattttagcaactttaaacctttgcaagtaagtgatcttgatgacttttcttaaatatttttatacttttgagacccttgtagcatgagctttctaatggaggaactattttgtaaaatggttgaaagtatagggtttttccatgagagtatttaggttgtttgttgaatttttatggaagaaaaatgAGTCTTGTAtaggtaataaacaacttttgtgaagaagttttcatgaaaaccataacgaaggaccattttgcataagttgtaaaataggtgataaatgtatgaaataatgaaaattgtggactgcttctagtataaaaagtattttttctaggcttgattagtgagaaaatgtgataaaaatcgaatttcaagcctaggggtaaaatggtcattttgtgaaaactTAGGGGCAaagtggtcattttgcccaattataaatttttgagtaTCTAGATTGATATactgatgaaatgaatgaattttatcaatatagatcaagagaagcttgattcgggtcttgatcggggtaagaacaaagtttacaaggattAAGCTCGTtcctatcattttgtaccgaggtaagtacatatgtaaataacgtGTCCTTGtagcttacttttaaatgttttatttttttaccaTGTATAATAATTTTACTCGATGTCATAAAAGTATAAATAATGCGAGGTAAGAGTAACCTACGCTATGAACAAGTGCGACAACGTCAGGTTAGATACGAGATTCCGTTGAACCTCGAAAATAGTGTAGGTTATAAAAAGGTAAGTCATGAGAAATtgagtggtctgaactcatgagttgagtctgagttcatgagataagtgaAATATGTAATGTAGGTtcgggtactgactttgtgtgcatacccatgagtagctcaatgagcgggcattacatgatagagctATAGGGTCCGGGTACTAACTTGGTATAAAGGCCCATGAGTAGCTCAATTATGCAAGTATTACAAAGtacgaggtagctttggctacttgtATAGTACTTAGGAGTAAACTATTCGAGTATTCATTGGTAtttccgagtgttcaatgggtaactcAATGAATGGATTGACGATACTTCCAGTAAGGTATGTCAATAGAGAGAATGAATTTGAGTTATTTTACAGGTAATTGCAGGTATGTATACTAAACGCTAGAATGAAGACCttagtatgtgatgagatgtagtaAGTATGCATAGAATAAGTGAAAAGTAAGATAGTGAGATTAAAATGATATATCCTTTGAGTATGATAAACCACTGTTTGATGAATGTGTTTCTAATTACACTTATTTACATATATGTACTTATtaagctcccatgcttaccctatttcctttccattttcttatagtgccgtcaAAGTAGTTCAAGGATTGTCGCCTATGTCGGAGAAGCCAGCCACACTATCCTTGAAGCACTTGATATAATTAGTttcatcattttgagtatggcatctatgggaacttttgattttatttttgtgtcacattgttttggggccaaaggtgttggcttgttttagcatttgactcattttgtataaggccatgaaattggctaatattgtaaGCCAATATATGAAAGCAAGATAGTCTTTTtcaaatgtgaaattgttggcttGGTTGAACttatgaaatgtatataggtcttagctatggttgttggttgataaatcatattaagttagattttgaTATGCTGATTGGTATTAAattgtgttttagggtggcatagggctttgtaaatagccttatattgtccacacggctagccccatgggcgtgttgtccggccgtgtgtcccctgcacgtaaaagtttcaagtcagtatgcatgatagtaaacacacgggcaaagacacggccgtgtgtctcagctgtgtggaagACATGGCCTATGGCCATGGGCGTATGCCTTGGCCTTGTGCCCATTATTGGATGCttacatcagaaacagaatgccaaggtttttggacacgggctaggacacgggcgtgtcatggccgtgtgaaggacacagaccatagacacgagcgtgtgtcaggccgtgtgaaaatccctgtaggttcgaatttagaatttaattcacacgggcataggatacgg contains these protein-coding regions:
- the LOC108460718 gene encoding threonine dehydratase biosynthetic, chloroplastic-like, giving the protein MEGLRLAPPQPTLLHRTETVLRTSFIGPHFTKKCIAHRIRVSVSKPTAEVSSPTLTSSEDTVASSPSQGFVVAPSERPRVSANSLQYPSGYLGAIPERSVDEGNGDVKNAMECLTNILSSKVYDVAIESPLQLATKLSERLGNQVWLKREDLQPVFSFKLRGAYNMMAKLTKEQLEKGVICSSAGNHAQGVALAAKKLGCNAVIAMPVTTPEIKWQSVERLGATVVLVGDSYDEAQAYAKKRAKEGSRTFIPPFDHPDVIMGQGTVGMEIVRQMQGPLHAIFVPVGGGGLIAGIAAYVKRVSPEVKVIGVEPSDANAMALSLHHGERVMLDKVGGFADGVAVKEVGVETFCLCRELVDGVVLVSRDAICASIKDMFEEKRSILEPAGALALAGAEAYCKYYGLKGKNIVAITSGANMNFDKLRVVTELANVGRKQEAVLATILAEKPGSFKQFCELVGPMNITEFKYRCSSDKAAVVLYSVGVHMVSDLEAMKQRLESSQLRTYNLTASDLVKDHLRYLMGGRLNVENEVLCRFVFPERPGALMKFLGTFSPRWNISLFHYRGQGETGANVLVGIQVGKSEMEEFIQRSESLGYEYVLVTNDSNFQLLMH